Part of the Plutella xylostella chromosome 22, ilPluXylo3.1, whole genome shotgun sequence genome is shown below.
taaGAGTAATTGTCACGTTATATTTGTCTACTTAGTTCGTCCCGTGTGaaattatgaaaaagtttACCGTGATCGTTAATTGCCTGTAACGtcttgtttttaataaattgtcTAGCATTATtcaattcttttattttcttaactgttgtaggtaccatggaagtagaaaaaaagacgCACCCACACACTCTCATGTCGCCGCCATTGCTGTGCGTCAATGTTTAGTTCGTGAGATTCCTTccgtctttttttctacttccatggtaggtacttacttatatctaagtaaatgaaacaaatcATTTAGGATTAACATTACAATTccattaggtatatttatttagtaacaaaaaatatacaggttTATCTTACATTCAGATCtttaaattgatattttttgagagaaatattaatgattaaattacaaagagtaatttaaaagaatacAATGCAACATTCAATAAATATTCCACATTTCTATTCGTTATTTCTATGCATATTCTAAATGTATCTGTTGCCTAGAtctttataacttttataagtataataatgaCAAATAGCCGAATAGGTACACTTGGCTGTTTGAATGAActaagttattaatttattatgatatctataatataataatagtccagtcaaggaatgaggtgtagagtgcgtgagcaggtaactcagcgattccttcagaaacttgttcagggggcttaggttgttaacataccaaaagtcctgactcctaggtgatgagcgggggggaggagggggggataaagatacgaatttttggttttttgcttatatctcaaaaacggTGGATCGGAgacaaaaattataaactattaaaatggaggtcttaaaattatctaaaacttttatatcatatgtttttttctaattactaaccgttttcgagctattaccctcgggaaaaattgaaatttacaagaaaaagtattcatgtcataaaattcataaacattgcatcatattgtcttaaccaattcataaacgaaaaaaatgaagaggaaaaaagttgtagatttttttattctcttttagaatatattacatatgctggtcaatgtctaacccgcctaaagttagagctattttaaacttgcattttggtaaagtcactgacatagctcaccgaattAGTAAGGTTAGTGTGAGTAAAAATAGCTGTACCTTTAGGTGGGTTGGACATTAACCAgcgtatgtatatatattctaaaagggaatttaaaaatctacaacttcttttctattcatttttttcatttatcaataggtttagacaatatgatgcaatgtttatgaatgttgtgacatgaatacatttttcttgtaaatttcaactttttccgagggtaatagctcgaaaacggttaggaattagaaaaaaacatatgatataaaagttttagataattttaagaactttatttcattagttgaaaatatttctctccgatgcaccgttttcgagatataagctaaaaaccaaaaattcgtacctttatccccccctcctcccccccgctcatcacctaggagtcaggacttttggtatgttaacaacctaagcctcCTGAACAAGTTtgtgaaggaatcgcttagttacctgctcacgcactctacacctaattttgagtcatttattgactggactataaCGTGTTCATTTACCTTCTAGGTACTTACCAGAGTACCCAGTTACTAAGTGCCTGTTTCAAAATATCTgaataatggctacctgtgggataaaagacatgctgtcactgtctgtTTTATCCAcgttttatcccacaggtattATCCAGACATAGTGAATCAGGCACTAAAGATAAACTATATGCGTGTGCTATTCTGAACATTGTAGTTAGCAACTTAGTGATAAAATGGTGTATTGTGTATTGCacttcatttatttactttgcaGATATTATATTAACCTTTTTTATTTCCTATGTTAAAAATAGAGCTATTACAACAATCATGTGTTACGAACGACAGCTAGGTAGTATTTGCTCATCAATCTCAACATACTTTTACAATCttacatcaataataaatactcTTCTAAAACTTGTGCCACTTCTGTgacctataaaaaaaatacatccacTTTACAAAACCCtcatttaggtatatttgggAATGCACACAGACGATCCTTCTTAACTACCAATAATCGTAATTCCGTGAGCCAATCAGAGAATCTAAAATCCAAAATGGCGTCTAAACTAACCAATGACAAGCCAGCTTTTGTTGACGTTTGCGTGCATTCCCATTGCACCGCCGCGCTATTCGGTTAGAACGTCGACGGTGAAGGCTCGCCCCTACACCTTCCGTGCCGGGGGTGACTCCGAGGCGCTGGGGGTCAGCGACAGGCGGCGGATGTTGGGCTTGTCGTACTCCTCCATGGACATGGCTCGAGACATGCGGCGCTCGACGCCCGGCGGCGGCAGGGACGTCAGCAGACCCTGGCCCTGGCAGAACAGCAGCAGCGACTGGGACACCTTCGCTGGCTGGAATGGAAACATAACGGCTAAACAAACTGGTGAGTTGACTTGGCGCTGACAAGAAccgggctagtacggggcatttaagacgtgtcaagagtttttaaccgacttcaaaaaaaggaggaggttctcaattcgtcgggatatttgtttttgaatcGCACTCACTCACagcgcgcagcctcaagagcgagcgcgacggataacttttgtcacgtcttaatagcgccccgtgcaaCAGGGCAGGGGTCAAGCCTATGCATCTAGTTTtataagtgtttataaatgaataataataatgtaatctCTATTTGACTCACACCGAAAAACATTGCAGATGAAACTTAATTTAACATACTGTACAAATgacggtcttatcgctaaaagcctACTCTTCCGACAATCAATGAACATaccattaataaattaaacatacaataattatgtacttagttgCTAAGGTAGGATGATTATTCAGAGTCATGCTTCTACATTGTTAACTTTTTACTTCATTGTTCATGTTTCAGATGAGTTCAAATGTAAATTAGAGTAATAATATCTtcatttataggtaggtaatactTACGGCAATAACAGGTCATTTATAATGATATGGCTGTAAATAAGGTCACGTCTTGTACTACGTGGGTTAATAGCTTTGGCAAATGGCCCTATCATATCTCGTTTAAAAACTTTGCAATCACCATAAAACATAGATAGCCTAACTGATTGTCAGGTTGTAAAATCAAAATGCATTCATTAACCACCTTATtagctataaataaaacacaatgGACTGCAAAATTTATATTGAGGAAAATGAATGTACGGCATAcgatgtataaaataattacccTACATTCTGCAGGAGGCCCATGGCATTAAAGTTACGAGTAGGCAACGCACCTACTTCTCACAAAAGAGATGCGGGATCAAATTGGTATTTTTTCATTATGATTGAAGTGTAGAAGTACCAAAAAATTCAcgttacaataattattacttatacaatttattcacaaaaaaCTCAGTTCTTCTTTGCTTAATTTCACCAACTTGATGGACTCTTCCCACAGTTCATCTGCAGTCTTGTCACTGTAAGCAGACGATGTAGCTTTTATTATCTTGCAGTCTTTGAACAGTTCCCCGCTGACTGACCCAGCGTTTTCATCCACAGCTACATGAATAGCTGTCTGTGCTCCCTCCATAGGGGTTTTAAACATCACATTGCAAATAATAGTCAAAATACGTCCCACAAACGGTACCCTACCACTGGACCAAATTCTTGTTCCCACCAAACCAGGATCCACGCAGTTTACTACGACATCCGATCCTTGCAATCTTTTCTTTAGGGCTCGAGCGAACGGTATCATACAAAACTTGCTGTTGCAGTACAACTGAATCAGATAGTAATACCCCGAGCTATTCAGCCACTTGAGGTCCACTTCTCCAAATCTGTGCAGTACTGACGATGTGTTCACTACCCTGCTATGTGCTGATTTCATTAATAATGGCAAGAGTAGCACAGTTAACAGAAAATGTCCAAAATAATTCACTTGCATGATAAAATTGAGTCCATCATCTGTAAAGAATTCACCAGGTATTCCAACACCAGCATTGTTCACTAAAATGTCTAGTCGATTTTCATTCGATAATAAATTCCCTGCAAACTTTCGAACTGATTTTAAAGATCCAAGATCAAGGTTCATAAACACCACGTTTTTGTTTTCCGTTTCTTTCTCTATCAGATTTTTAGCATGTCTTCCTTCTTCGTCAAAGGGACACACAATTATAACTTTTGCGCCACGTCGTGCGAAATCTTTGGCTATTTCGAGTCCCATGCCAGATGTTCCTCCTGTTATTATAGCTGTCTTTCCATCGAGCTTTGCTTTGGACGAGCACACCGCATTGGTTTTCTTTTGATATACACTAACTAATACCAATATAATTAAAGATATAGTTGTTAAGAAGAAAATCATTGTCGACTTCTTGACTAAACCAGGTGTGGCCTAGAACTGAGCTGATCTCTATGAGACAGTTGCACTTTAtgaagaaaattataattggTTAAGTAATGTGAACAGGACAATAATGCACATTAACCTTCCAAGCACTATTCTTTTATACCTACCtcatataaaaagtcctacatactataaatacttaagGATGGTGGAAGGAAGGTTTGCTTTCTGCCACGATCAGCCAGTTGTTATCAACCACTGCTAAACATGGGCCTCTCACAAAGAGCACCAGATTGAAACATTCTGTCATCTGCCTatctcatccagccactactggcTACTTGTCTAAGACTATGGTCCAGTGGATGGAAGACTACGTTTGTTTATTTGTCGTTAGAGCCTCTAGAACTTGACTATACCAACAGTTATCGGGTCTTCAgctgataaaatatgatgCTGGGGGTCACCTACGGGAGATTAGTATTACTACGAGTAGTAAATCTACAACAAGTGTTAAACTGAGtataaatgatgatgggcacaaatatatggaagctgggaccatcaccaatagaaatgagtgatacgtcgttgaaaaggtattttttgcagaatatgaataacggaagcgcatctcctgatttactgtccaattagaataatcgtaccttgaaagttattatattttattcctgtaattttaatgtttttgttattgtttcacattcattttgtttttttttaaatgatcatcattcattataatattatatttgtttattatctcagtaaataaaaacagttgaaagtaatttctcctATTTTagtaatacgtgtttacgtgtattacccCCTTAAATGTCAACAGGAGAGAGAGTaaaatgccatagaaaaatacttccttccgacgaatatatttcaaaatggacaacttatacggatttgtcgtcataatatttttttgctcatttgaaaagagctatccaaccaTGTATGACTCAtttttattggacataggtcccaaaacgcccattgtcatttagcAATGAGTTATTTTGAAATACGTTATGTTAAGTTATGCGTTGttccttcagaatcgacataatTGTAAACGTCACTTCATAATAATTGTCGCTGTTATTGCTAAATGATCtattatgatatatttttttggttttcaggGCGAACTGATAGTATTTCAAGAACTTCAGGaataaggtaggtatatttcttAAATCTTCAATCCATACTGCAAATGCACCCCCGGCCGATCAAAAGAGCAAGAAtccattttcttaaataatataaaatgaaagacattttctatattaatttataattataaataataacttaagtatacctaactaTACCAGTTATATTTACAAGAAACTCTCAGACAGTTTCTAAGgaactgccaattgtatctaattcaaactaaattaaattcctaatttaaactaaattaattacttatttctaCATCCGTATgttttaattacataatatacatatacatggTAAGTTTCTTAACccacatataaataaataaccatAATCAGCTAATCACAGATAGGTCGTTGCCCCGATGCATGCATAATATTTAAACAGAACCAAGGTCGCTGCGCGCACGCAACGTTCGAACTcggttattataatatttttaggcCAGTTACATAAGTAACGTTACGTTACGTACGGTTGTTATAATAAGGTGAAGGTTCTAGTGAAACATTGGCTTCTCGGTTTAGTCACCGCTTAATGGCACTATCACAGTAGATGACTATTACTTTCTATTCACTCTGCATCTACACAAATTCGTAGAAATTTTAATCCATCACTAAATTCGCTACTAGGCCTACATCTAATTTTATGGATCTATGCAAAAGATTGAAAACATTCTTTGAGTTCCtcttttgttaattttacacACTTCACAGATTCCTCCCACAGCTTAGCAGCCAGCTCGTCGTTGTACGCCCATTTGACTCCTCTAGTCAGCTTACAGTTCTTGAACAGTTCTCCGCTGATCTTGCCAGCTGTGTCGTCTACCGCCACGTATATGGCGGTCTGCGCGCCCTCGCGAGGAGTCTTGAACGAGTGCTTGAAGAAGAAGCTCACGATGTCTCCAGCGAAAGGAATAGGCACGCTGTGGAATATAGCTGTCCCCACGGCACCAGGATCCACGCTGTTGACAACCACACTAGAGTCTTTAATTCTTCTCGTGAGTTCCCGAGAAAACGGTATAGTGCAAAACTTGCTCTTCCCGTAAATCCAGATTTTCGACCAATGATTTGAATTTAGATGATCGACTCGAAGGTTAAACCCGAGGTTGTGTAAAATTGAGGCCGTATTCACTATCCTACCAGCTTTGGATTTCTTCAAAAGCGGTAGGAGTAAAATCGTCAGCAGGAAATGGCCGAAATAGTTGACCTGCATGATGAAGTTTAGTCCATCCTCTGTATCGTTAGTGGCGGGGATTCCCACGCCCGCATTGTTGACAAGGATATCCAGGCGCTCTTCAGTAGCCAGGATATGCTGCGCGAAGTTCCTCACAGACTTCAGAGACGCCAGATCCAGATGCTGGTACACCACATTCTCGTTGCCTGAAGCAGCTACGATTTCCTTTCTTCCGTTGACGCCCTCTTTCTCGAAAGGGCAAACGACGATGACTCTAGCTCCGCGCTTGGCGAAGTCTTTGGCAATTTCGAGGCCCATGCCTGCGGTGCCCCCGGTCACGAGGGCTGTCTTCCCGTCGAGGCGAGCAGTGGACGTGCACATCGCGTTGGTCCGCTTCTGGTGGCGGGCGACCAGCAGCAGTAGGGTTGCCACAACAAATACTACGGCAAGCAGCATGGTTGAGGAAGCGGCGGTGGCAACGATCGATGGAGATGTAAGAAACGCCCCGGTGGCGGCTTGGCGGGCCGAGGCTTCAAGTCGGACTGGCGAGCGCTCTCAAGCGAATCCGATTAAATGAACGGATCGTGAGGTCTCATAATTTAGGGGTTCAGAGAGCTATTAATAGTTATTACCTGAACATTATGTTAGAGGTATTCAGTATCAGATGTAATTAGGATTCCTATAATTAATCTACCCGTGTAAGTGACTATGTAACACTTAGTATCAGTAAGTagatgtaggtaagtaacagTACAAATAAATTTGCTCGATTATATTCATTGTATACTGCACTTATGAACAATTTAGTGACTGTGACgtgattttattaaagttCTAACACGATGTTAGTTATTTACAAAACGGAGCCTTAGCAGTCCAAGAagacaagattttttttacacCGAGGTGATCGAAGCCAAAATAGGTCAAAAAAAATTCTGCTTCGCATTTTTATGTCTTTACCGATCAAAAAGAAATTCATTACACCTTGTGCATTACATAaagtttttatgtattaataattattatcaaagtAAGATCAGCAGTTcattagaataatattttgtagtcAATACAATGACTATATTCAAAAGCTGCAATTTTCAACTAAGTAAACTAACAACATAATTTCAGTTTATACACACGACCGAGCGTATGTTAATACATACCACTTATTTCAGGAAGAACCTGCATATTAAGCAATCAAATTATTTCATACtaatatatacctatcaaGACAAAATTATATCTAAACTTCATCTGAAGACTGAATTACCTTATACACGTGCCGGCAATATTGTGGGTGTGGTTTAGTAATCCgtgatatacttacctaaaatttACTTGACTTTAGTGACTGGAAAAATAACACTTATGCTCGCCTATCGATGGTATTATGTTTATCTAGAATCCTGTGTGTTAAAAGAAGTTTTGCTTCCAAATCTGTAGGTCAATGTTATGCGAATGAACTTGGAAAAAACCCGATTCTGCGAGCCTGTTTAAGTTGAACCGTGGCCAGCGGGACATAAACATGACTGTGATTATTTATCACAGAACtaagttattataaatcaaagttgaattaattaaataacgtatGCTATGCGAATAAcgttgtccacctcagctaaggctattgaaaaaatgaaacggatataggtacttaagtaaaattgtactaactagatataagtaaaaattgtaatagatttaagcaaaaagttgaaatgctcgaggagtttctttcgccatttctttcctcctcaATGACGGGGATTGTGAAATGgaggtagatgactatcgacaaaattttaataattgtaaaattttacgtcgattaaaccatttgactttgactatATGCCACCTAACTAACACAATAACGGCACCTCGGAAGACTCTCCGATTATCTGACATGTAAGTACACAAAGCAAAGGTGGCATTCTAAATTCGTATATAGAGTAACTTTCCTAAATCGTTATAAACAGTCAAGCGGCAGAAAAACTACCAGGAATTCATAACAATAAGtagatatataaatatactgaCCGCCTCAGCCAGTACGTCGCCCACTCGCTCCACCTTCAGTATGGTGACCCGCTCCTTGTGCTCCATCTCCTTGTACATCTTCTCGACGACGGCGGAGTAGGGGCTGAGCGTGCCCGTGATCAGCAGGATGTCGGGCTGGCACCCCTTCAGCACCAGGTCTTTGCGGCTGCGGAGATAGGGAGGTTTGAGTCTAATAAAAGTCTTCCCAGAGTGATGCGTCACAATAGCATTGCCACTTTATTTCAACATAGCATGTTACAGGGTACCttgattaaaattaagtaactCTTTTTAAGACGCCTGCCTTGCAAAGAAAAAGAGTTGCGCATGACAAGACGTCGCGTCACATCAGCGgctaaggcctgggtctcctatttacgccgtagatcgcgtccagcgtctcgccgtaggccgcgtcacaatgcttaggcccgggtctcctatttactccgtaggtcgcgtcaagtgtcaccgccgtaggccgcgtcacgatactcataacatctacgcgccaacgtcggcgtgtgagggagaccgcatcagtacatttctatagtgagcattgtgacgcggcctacggcgtgacgctggacgcgaactacggcgtaaataggagaccaaggccttattatgtctacgcgccaacgtcggcgtgtgagggagaccgcatcagtacatttctatagtgagcatcatgacgcggcctacggcgtgacgctggacgcgatctacggcgtaaataggagacccgggcctaaagCTAGCGCGACGCAAAACTTTAGCCACGTACTGTTTTGCGCTTCTTGCACCCCTCGTAGGTTAGCTGAAGGATATACAGGACTCGCTTGACCTTGACATAAAGGGTACATTAAGGACTCACTTGATGAAGGCCTTGACGTAGAGCTTGATGTTGTGCGTGTT
Proteins encoded:
- the LOC105382103 gene encoding retinol dehydrogenase 11-like, which codes for MLLAVVFVVATLLLLVARHQKRTNAMCTSTARLDGKTALVTGGTAGMGLEIAKDFAKRGARVIVVCPFEKEGVNGRKEIVAASGNENVVYQHLDLASLKSVRNFAQHILATEERLDILVNNAGVGIPATNDTEDGLNFIMQVNYFGHFLLTILLLPLLKKSKAGRIVNTASILHNLGFNLRVDHLNSNHWSKIWIYGKSKFCTIPFSRELTRRIKDSSVVVNSVDPGAVGTAIFHSVPIPFAGDIVSFFFKHSFKTPREGAQTAIYVAVDDTAGKISGELFKNCKLTRGVKWAYNDELAAKLWEESVKCVKLTKEELKECFQSFA
- the LOC105382102 gene encoding retinol dehydrogenase 12 — its product is MIFFLTTISLIILVLVSVYQKKTNAVCSSKAKLDGKTAIITGGTSGMGLEIAKDFARRGAKVIIVCPFDEEGRHAKNLIEKETENKNVVFMNLDLGSLKSVRKFAGNLLSNENRLDILVNNAGVGIPGEFFTDDGLNFIMQVNYFGHFLLTVLLLPLLMKSAHSRVVNTSSVLHRFGEVDLKWLNSSGYYYLIQLYCNSKFCMIPFARALKKRLQGSDVVVNCVDPGLVGTRIWSSGRVPFVGRILTIICNVMFKTPMEGAQTAIHVAVDENAGSVSGELFKDCKIIKATSSAYSDKTADELWEESIKLVKLSKEELSFL